In Arthrobacter alpinus, a single window of DNA contains:
- a CDS encoding DEAD/DEAH box helicase, producing MNLLEQLATLNPQTSTDDDVLDAFLEWTLEKGLELYPAQEEAALELVSGNNVILSTPTGSGKSLVAIAAHFNAMARGAASYYTAPIKALVSEKFFALCEIFGAENVGMITGDSSVNQDAPIICCTAEILANIALREGENADVGVVIMDEFHYYSDPQRGWAWQLPLLELPQSQFLLMSATLGDVSRFERELTELTNRTTTTVSSGERPIPLHYYYVQTGVHETLEELLATKQVPVYVVHFSQAEAIDRAQNLMSINVCTREEKDKINDLVAGFRFSAGFGKTLNRLVRHGIGVHHAGMLPKYRRLVEQLAQAGLLKVICGTDTLGVGINVPIRTVLLTALSKYDGVKTRVLQVREFQQIAGRAGRAGYDTAGTVIVQAPEHVIENTKAMAKAVAKFGDDQKKLRQVVKKKPMQGFVSWGEPTFTRLAESVPEPLTSSFTITHAMLLNLLERPGDPFQAAKALLTDNHESPSKQRILMRKAIGMYRELLGAGVVERIPEDELENDGRTVRLTVHLQMNFALNQPLSPFALAALDLLDAESPSYALDVISVIEATLEKPRQILAAQLKRTRTEKVADMKSQGIEYDERMAILDEVTYPMPLSELLFDAFDVYRKAAPWMGDFELSPKSIIRDMYERAMNFGEYVQYYSLARSEGIVLRYLTDAYKALRQTVPQDALREDLEDIISWLGELVRQVDSSLLDEWEKMTSGEDSVPLEETALPPAPPRLTDNSRAFRVMVRNEMFRRVELAADDDFEALGTLDAEHGWDSDRWADALDAYWDEHEFIESGPAARGPALLHITPSADSWAVRQTIVDPEGNHDWFMSATVDLDASNEAGSAVVLFKEFSRM from the coding sequence ATGAATCTTCTTGAACAGCTTGCCACCTTGAATCCGCAGACCTCAACCGACGACGACGTGTTGGACGCGTTTTTGGAGTGGACGCTCGAGAAGGGGCTGGAGCTGTACCCGGCGCAGGAAGAGGCTGCGCTGGAGCTGGTCAGCGGCAACAATGTCATCCTGTCGACGCCCACGGGCTCGGGAAAGTCCTTGGTGGCCATCGCAGCGCACTTCAACGCCATGGCCCGCGGCGCCGCAAGCTACTACACGGCCCCCATCAAGGCCCTCGTGTCCGAGAAGTTCTTTGCCCTGTGCGAAATTTTCGGGGCGGAAAACGTCGGCATGATCACCGGTGATTCTTCCGTCAACCAGGACGCCCCCATCATCTGCTGCACGGCGGAAATCCTGGCCAACATCGCCCTGCGCGAAGGTGAGAATGCCGACGTCGGCGTTGTCATCATGGACGAATTCCATTACTACTCCGACCCGCAGCGCGGCTGGGCCTGGCAGCTGCCCTTGTTGGAGCTGCCGCAGTCGCAGTTCTTGCTCATGAGTGCCACCCTGGGCGACGTCAGCCGCTTCGAGCGCGAGCTGACCGAACTGACGAATCGCACGACCACCACGGTGTCCTCCGGCGAGCGTCCCATCCCGCTGCACTACTACTACGTGCAGACCGGAGTCCACGAGACTCTCGAGGAGCTGCTGGCCACCAAGCAGGTGCCCGTCTACGTGGTGCATTTCAGCCAGGCCGAGGCCATTGACCGCGCCCAGAACCTCATGAGCATCAATGTCTGCACCCGCGAGGAGAAGGACAAGATCAATGATCTCGTTGCCGGTTTCCGCTTCTCGGCCGGCTTTGGCAAGACCCTCAACCGCCTGGTCCGCCACGGCATCGGCGTGCACCACGCTGGAATGTTGCCCAAGTACCGCCGCCTCGTGGAGCAGCTGGCCCAGGCCGGACTGCTGAAGGTCATCTGCGGCACCGACACCCTGGGCGTGGGCATCAACGTGCCCATCCGCACCGTGCTGCTGACAGCCCTGAGCAAGTACGACGGTGTCAAGACGCGAGTTCTGCAGGTTCGAGAGTTCCAGCAGATTGCCGGACGTGCGGGCCGCGCCGGCTACGACACTGCCGGCACCGTCATTGTGCAGGCCCCCGAGCACGTCATTGAAAACACCAAGGCCATGGCCAAGGCCGTTGCGAAGTTCGGCGATGACCAAAAGAAGCTGCGCCAGGTGGTCAAGAAGAAGCCCATGCAGGGCTTCGTCTCCTGGGGAGAGCCCACGTTCACCCGCCTGGCCGAGTCCGTGCCGGAGCCGCTGACCTCCAGCTTCACCATTACGCACGCCATGCTGCTGAACCTGCTTGAGCGCCCCGGCGACCCGTTCCAGGCCGCCAAGGCCCTGCTGACCGACAACCATGAATCGCCATCCAAGCAGCGCATCCTCATGCGCAAGGCAATCGGCATGTATCGTGAACTGCTCGGCGCAGGCGTTGTGGAACGGATTCCCGAGGACGAACTCGAGAATGACGGCCGCACGGTCCGGCTCACCGTCCACCTGCAGATGAACTTTGCCCTGAACCAGCCGCTCTCCCCCTTTGCCCTGGCCGCGCTGGACCTTTTGGATGCGGAGTCTCCCAGCTACGCACTGGACGTCATCTCCGTCATCGAAGCCACCTTGGAAAAGCCGCGCCAGATTCTTGCGGCCCAACTAAAGCGGACCCGCACCGAGAAGGTCGCGGACATGAAGAGCCAGGGCATCGAGTACGACGAGCGCATGGCCATCCTCGACGAGGTCACCTACCCCATGCCGCTCTCGGAGCTGCTCTTCGACGCCTTCGACGTGTACCGCAAGGCCGCCCCGTGGATGGGCGATTTTGAGCTGAGCCCCAAGTCGATCATTCGCGACATGTATGAGCGCGCCATGAACTTCGGCGAATACGTCCAGTACTACTCGCTGGCCCGTTCCGAGGGCATTGTGCTGCGCTATCTGACCGACGCTTACAAGGCGCTGCGCCAGACCGTTCCTCAGGATGCGCTGCGCGAGGACCTCGAGGACATCATCTCCTGGCTGGGCGAGCTGGTTCGCCAGGTTGACTCCAGCCTGCTGGACGAGTGGGAGAAGATGACCAGCGGCGAGGACTCCGTGCCGCTGGAAGAGACGGCGCTGCCCCCGGCTCCCCCTCGCTTGACGGACAACTCCCGTGCCTTCCGCGTTATGGTCCGCAATGAGATGTTCCGCCGTGTGGAGCTGGCCGCCGACGACGACTTTGAGGCCCTGGGAACGCTCGACGCCGAGCACGGCTGGGATTCCGATCGCTGGGCCGACGCCTTGGATGCGTACTGGGACGAACACGAGTTCATTGAATCCGGGCCCGCCGCCCGCGGCCCGGCCCTGCTGCACATCACGCCCTCTGCGGACTCCTGGGCTGTGCGGCAAACCATTGTGGACCCGGAAGGCAACCACGACTGGTTTATGTCGGCCACGGTGGATCTGGATGCATCCAACGAAGCCGGGTCCGCCGTGGTCCTGTTCAAGGAATTCAGCCGAATGTAG
- a CDS encoding GNAT family N-acetyltransferase, producing the protein MSLLRTAVPSDVPAILGMIHDLAVYEKEPDAVKNTAEMLHANLFGVSPQIYAHVVESPVAGEPIVGFALWFLNYSTWEGTHGIHLEDLYVRPEARGGGHGKALLRELARIAVERGYARVEWSVLDWNEPSINFYKSLGAAPMEGWSVFRLDGAALDDFGASAAETASVEATA; encoded by the coding sequence ATGAGTCTGCTTCGCACTGCTGTGCCCTCCGATGTCCCCGCCATCCTTGGCATGATCCACGATCTGGCTGTTTACGAGAAAGAGCCTGACGCCGTCAAAAACACGGCGGAAATGCTCCATGCCAATCTATTTGGTGTCAGCCCCCAGATCTATGCGCACGTTGTGGAATCCCCCGTTGCGGGCGAGCCAATTGTGGGCTTCGCCCTGTGGTTCCTGAATTACTCCACGTGGGAGGGCACGCACGGGATCCACCTTGAGGACTTGTACGTTCGTCCCGAGGCGCGCGGCGGCGGCCATGGCAAGGCGCTGCTGCGGGAGCTGGCAAGGATCGCCGTGGAGCGCGGCTACGCCCGGGTCGAGTGGAGCGTGTTGGACTGGAACGAACCGTCCATTAATTTCTACAAATCCTTGGGCGCGGCGCCCATGGAAGGATGGTCGGTATTCCGGCTCGACGGCGCTGCACTGGACGATTTCGGCGCGTCTGCCGCCGAGACAGCTTCTGTCGAGGCAACAGCGTGA
- a CDS encoding alpha/beta fold hydrolase, translating to MTAPAPYVVRGLRVQDHWFSAPLDHANPAGPAIKLFAREFSDPAQDGLPWLLFLQGGPGGKGNRPTGLNGWVKEAAKDFRILMLDQRGTGLSTPANRQSLPLAGDVAAQADYLSHFRATDIVADAELIRKSLGSDPWSIFGQSYGGFCALTYLSFAPEGLKEALITGGLGPLAGPADQVYQATFERLRRRNAEYFAKYPADRDRLTQIVHHVGDVAEVLPTGERLTAERVQMLGNYLGGNTRFDALHFVLEDAFIDTPSGVQLSDSFLNNISAYVGRATNPLYALMHESIYVQGEASDWAAARVLAANPDFFPDAVVPLLTGEAIYPWYFDQDPALAPLRELAHVLAARTEGWDALYDVGQLSRNTVPAAAAVYTDDIFVDREISLATAGAVQGLHVWETADFHHDGIADDGEGIFARLLRMVRG from the coding sequence GTGACCGCCCCTGCGCCGTATGTGGTCCGCGGACTTCGCGTCCAGGACCATTGGTTCTCCGCGCCCCTGGATCACGCCAATCCGGCCGGCCCGGCCATCAAGCTCTTCGCCCGTGAGTTTAGCGATCCGGCCCAGGACGGCCTGCCGTGGTTGCTATTTCTGCAAGGCGGTCCCGGCGGCAAAGGAAACCGGCCCACGGGACTCAACGGTTGGGTCAAAGAGGCGGCCAAGGATTTCCGTATCCTCATGCTCGACCAGCGCGGCACCGGACTCTCAACGCCTGCCAACCGCCAGTCACTGCCGCTCGCCGGAGACGTCGCCGCTCAAGCCGATTACCTTTCACACTTCCGGGCCACGGACATTGTGGCCGATGCCGAGCTCATCCGGAAGTCCCTGGGGTCCGACCCCTGGAGCATTTTCGGTCAAAGCTACGGCGGATTCTGTGCCCTGACGTACCTGTCGTTCGCCCCCGAAGGCCTCAAGGAGGCTCTCATCACGGGTGGCCTCGGCCCGCTGGCGGGACCGGCCGATCAGGTGTATCAAGCCACCTTCGAGCGCTTGCGCCGCAGAAACGCGGAGTACTTTGCCAAGTATCCTGCCGATCGGGACCGCCTGACACAGATCGTGCACCACGTTGGCGACGTGGCGGAGGTCCTCCCGACAGGTGAGCGTCTCACGGCCGAGCGTGTGCAGATGCTGGGCAACTACCTCGGCGGAAACACACGTTTTGACGCACTCCATTTCGTTTTGGAGGACGCATTCATCGATACGCCAAGCGGCGTCCAGCTCTCGGATTCGTTCCTGAACAACATCTCGGCCTATGTGGGCCGGGCCACCAATCCCCTCTATGCCTTAATGCATGAGTCCATCTATGTGCAGGGCGAGGCCAGTGATTGGGCCGCGGCCCGGGTTCTGGCCGCCAACCCCGACTTCTTCCCTGACGCGGTCGTGCCATTGCTTACGGGTGAAGCGATTTATCCTTGGTACTTCGATCAGGACCCCGCGCTTGCACCCCTGCGGGAGCTGGCCCACGTCCTTGCCGCCCGCACCGAAGGCTGGGACGCGCTCTATGACGTGGGGCAGCTGTCACGGAATACTGTTCCTGCTGCCGCAGCCGTCTACACAGACGATATTTTCGTCGACAGGGAGATTTCGCTGGCCACCGCCGGCGCCGTCCAGGGCCTGCATGTGTGGGAAACCGCCGATTTCCACCATGACGGCATAGCCGACGACGGCGAGGGCATCTTCGCCCGGTTGCTGCGGATGGTGCGGGGGTAG